Proteins found in one Chitinivorax tropicus genomic segment:
- the miaA gene encoding tRNA (adenosine(37)-N6)-dimethylallyltransferase MiaA, whose protein sequence is MPPLLPPALFLMGPTASGKTGAAVELVQQLPIELISVDSALVFRDMDIGTAKPDATTLARAPHHLIDLISPLEAYSAAQFRTDALSLMADITARGKVPMLVGGTMLYFKALEHGLSNLPEADPATRAELDEEAALLGWPAMHAKLAEIDPDTAARLQPGDSQRIQRALEIWRLTGEPMSAHLARQTSQPLPYRLTKLALMPSDRAVLHQRIAERFDQMLAHDFLGEMRQLQASYPGLHLDLPSMRCVGYRQAWEHLAGDTDYATFRDKGIFATRQLAKRQMTWLRAMVDTTTLDCLAPDLIEQVAQHVARALSTASQS, encoded by the coding sequence ATGCCTCCTTTGCTTCCCCCGGCCCTGTTCTTGATGGGCCCCACTGCCAGCGGCAAAACCGGCGCCGCCGTTGAGTTGGTTCAACAGCTGCCGATCGAGCTGATCAGCGTTGATTCAGCACTGGTATTCCGCGACATGGACATCGGCACCGCCAAGCCAGACGCCACCACACTTGCGCGTGCCCCCCATCACCTGATTGATCTGATCAGCCCACTGGAAGCCTATTCCGCAGCACAATTCCGCACCGATGCCCTCAGCCTGATGGCTGACATCACCGCCCGTGGCAAGGTGCCGATGCTGGTGGGTGGCACCATGCTGTACTTCAAAGCCTTGGAGCATGGGCTATCCAACCTGCCTGAAGCTGACCCTGCCACCCGCGCCGAGCTGGATGAAGAGGCAGCATTGCTGGGGTGGCCGGCCATGCACGCCAAGCTGGCGGAAATCGACCCTGACACTGCAGCCCGCCTACAACCGGGCGATTCACAGCGCATCCAGCGTGCGCTCGAAATCTGGCGCCTGACTGGCGAGCCCATGAGCGCTCATCTGGCACGACAAACCAGCCAGCCGCTACCTTACCGGCTGACCAAACTGGCTCTGATGCCCAGCGACCGCGCAGTGCTGCATCAGCGCATTGCCGAGCGCTTTGATCAGATGCTGGCACATGATTTTCTCGGTGAGATGCGACAGCTGCAGGCCAGCTACCCAGGTCTGCACCTGGATCTACCCTCCATGCGCTGCGTGGGGTATCGCCAAGCCTGGGAGCACTTAGCGGGCGACACCGACTACGCCACCTTCCGTGATAAAGGCATTTTCGCGACCCGGCAATTGGCCAAGCGGCAGATGACCTGGCTCCGCGCCATGGTCGATACGACAACATTGGATTGTTTGGCGCCCGACTTGATCGAGCAGGTGGCGCAACATGTGGCAAGAGCCCTGTCGACAGCGTCCCAGTCGTGA
- a CDS encoding M4 family metallopeptidase, translating into MLQVTTKRIIKLSTCAVLVAGAMQAMAATRVDLGSQSLAAADLPQLGADLRPVTSINVANGATKVKYQQYYNGIRVYGEHAPVGVQQRGAQGMQADSVASFVAGTYVSDIESDLPNARPTLSKDDALKIARSRALFGSPVKQGQGEKAELLIRLDDAGRAQLFYLTSLYVGGPRPTQPVFMIDAMSGRILKQWEGLARRDAVGPGGNERTGRYEFGRDRKAMKVAEDCRFETDNVVTVDLQHSQDTRNTTPFRPADCPASGPVRNEYKAINGAYSPINDAHYSGGVVFDMYQDWFQRRPLNGKLILQVHFDKDHENAYWGNGRMQFGDGASRMHPLTSLGVIAHEVSHGFTEQNSGLEYSGQSGGMNEAFSDIASQGAEFYSNGQASFQIGHDIFKARGEAMRYMDEPEKDGRSIGHASKYRDNMNVHFTSGVYNKAYYLLAHKPGWDARKAFEVFVVANMMYWRSNSTFNDGACGVIRAADDKGRNRNDVIDAFSQVGVTCANVPPTPTPTPTPTPTPTPTPTPTPTPTPTPTPTPTPTPTPTPTGDVLKNGIAVTGIEASANTKKQFTIDVPAGARFLAVRTGSGTGDTDLYVKHGSVPSTGRNSDADGMSGGETNAEYVLINNPKAGKYYVLLHAYSDIKNVSVIGAVR; encoded by the coding sequence ATGTTACAAGTAACTACCAAACGAATCATTAAGTTATCAACTTGTGCAGTATTGGTCGCCGGGGCAATGCAAGCCATGGCGGCTACGCGCGTTGATCTGGGCTCCCAATCCTTGGCTGCTGCAGATCTGCCACAGCTGGGCGCAGACCTGCGTCCGGTGACATCCATCAACGTTGCGAATGGTGCAACCAAGGTCAAGTACCAGCAATATTACAACGGCATCCGTGTCTATGGCGAGCACGCTCCGGTAGGGGTGCAGCAACGTGGTGCACAGGGAATGCAGGCTGACTCAGTCGCCTCATTTGTGGCTGGTACCTATGTATCTGATATTGAAAGTGATCTGCCCAATGCCCGTCCGACGCTGTCAAAAGACGATGCGCTGAAGATTGCGCGCAGCCGTGCTCTGTTCGGCAGCCCGGTCAAGCAAGGGCAGGGCGAGAAAGCTGAGTTGCTGATTCGCCTGGATGATGCTGGCCGCGCTCAGCTGTTCTACCTGACTTCCCTGTATGTAGGTGGGCCGCGTCCGACTCAACCTGTGTTCATGATCGATGCAATGAGTGGTCGTATCCTCAAGCAATGGGAAGGTTTGGCCCGTCGCGATGCAGTCGGCCCCGGTGGCAATGAGCGTACTGGCCGTTACGAATTTGGCCGTGACCGCAAGGCGATGAAGGTGGCTGAAGACTGCCGTTTCGAAACCGACAATGTGGTGACGGTCGATCTGCAACACTCTCAGGATACACGCAATACCACTCCATTCCGCCCTGCGGACTGCCCTGCATCCGGCCCGGTTCGTAATGAATACAAGGCGATCAACGGTGCATATTCGCCTATCAATGATGCTCATTATAGCGGTGGCGTGGTGTTCGATATGTACCAGGACTGGTTCCAACGCCGCCCGCTCAATGGCAAGTTGATCCTGCAAGTGCATTTTGACAAGGATCACGAAAATGCATACTGGGGCAATGGCCGGATGCAGTTCGGTGATGGTGCTTCGCGCATGCATCCGCTGACCTCGCTTGGCGTGATTGCGCATGAAGTGAGCCATGGCTTTACCGAACAGAACTCTGGCTTGGAGTATTCCGGGCAGTCGGGTGGGATGAACGAGGCATTCTCGGACATCGCATCACAAGGCGCTGAGTTCTACAGCAACGGTCAAGCCAGCTTCCAGATCGGCCATGACATTTTCAAGGCGCGTGGCGAGGCAATGCGCTACATGGATGAGCCCGAGAAGGATGGCCGGTCGATTGGTCATGCCAGCAAGTATCGCGATAACATGAATGTGCACTTCACCAGCGGCGTGTACAACAAGGCATACTATCTGTTGGCTCACAAGCCGGGTTGGGATGCACGTAAGGCATTCGAGGTCTTCGTTGTTGCCAACATGATGTACTGGCGTTCAAACAGCACCTTCAACGATGGCGCGTGCGGTGTGATCCGTGCAGCGGATGACAAAGGGCGTAACCGCAATGACGTGATTGACGCATTCAGCCAGGTAGGTGTGACATGCGCCAACGTGCCACCGACACCCACCCCGACGCCGACACCTACTCCGACGCCGACACCTACTCCAACACCGACACCGACACCGACACCCACCCCAACGCCGACACCTACTCCAACACCCACACCGACACCAACAGGTGATGTGCTGAAGAATGGTATTGCTGTCACCGGCATTGAGGCATCTGCAAACACCAAGAAGCAGTTCACGATCGACGTGCCAGCAGGCGCTCGGTTCCTCGCTGTGCGTACAGGTAGTGGGACGGGTGATACGGATCTTTACGTCAAACATGGCAGCGTGCCCAGCACTGGCCGTAACAGTGATGCGGATGGCATGTCAGGTGGCGAAACCAACGCCGAGTACGTACTGATCAACAATCCCAAGGCCGGCAAGTATTACGTGCTGTTGCACGCATACTCCGATATCAAGAATGTTTCGGTCATCGGCGCGGTTCGCTGA
- a CDS encoding c-type cytochrome, with protein sequence MHTLLKQALAAALFTCSSLSFATPVLSIANEQYQQAYEKQALLAETGLREIDVPNDVSYHKAMRYQAVPLQPLLKKAGIQASDSLKFTASDGFAVTLSASLLLAEGKAEPYLAIETDDAPWPPVKPGKPGTAGPLYVVWLSPEKSGITPEMWPYQLARIERVQPVEIRYPQLQPAATLPANSPIRNGFAQFKQHCLPCHSLNKAGDANLAPDLNIPHNPTEYLRAPYLRTLVRNPQKLRHWERSAMPAVDEKTLSERDLTDLLAYLRHMSTRKVK encoded by the coding sequence ATGCACACGTTGTTGAAACAAGCCCTGGCGGCAGCCTTATTCACCTGTAGCAGTCTGTCTTTCGCCACCCCTGTCCTGTCCATTGCCAACGAGCAATATCAGCAAGCCTACGAAAAACAGGCCCTGCTGGCTGAGACGGGTTTGCGTGAGATTGATGTGCCGAATGATGTCAGCTATCACAAAGCCATGCGCTATCAGGCTGTGCCACTGCAACCGTTGTTGAAAAAAGCCGGTATCCAAGCCAGCGATAGCCTGAAATTCACCGCGTCCGATGGCTTTGCCGTCACGCTGTCAGCCAGCCTGCTGTTGGCCGAGGGCAAAGCAGAGCCGTACCTGGCGATTGAAACGGACGATGCCCCCTGGCCACCCGTCAAACCAGGCAAGCCCGGTACGGCAGGCCCGCTGTATGTGGTCTGGCTGAGCCCCGAGAAGAGCGGCATCACGCCAGAAATGTGGCCCTATCAGTTGGCCCGCATCGAGCGCGTCCAACCCGTGGAAATCCGCTACCCCCAGCTGCAGCCCGCCGCCACATTGCCGGCCAACAGCCCGATCCGCAACGGGTTTGCTCAGTTCAAACAGCATTGTCTGCCTTGTCACTCGCTGAACAAAGCAGGGGACGCAAACCTGGCGCCGGATTTGAATATCCCCCACAACCCAACCGAATACCTCCGGGCGCCCTACCTGCGCACCCTGGTCCGCAACCCCCAGAAGCTGCGCCACTGGGAGCGCTCGGCCATGCCCGCCGTGGATGAGAAAACCCTGTCGGAACGTGACCTGACCGACCTCCTGGCCTATTTGCGCCACATGAGCACCCGCAAGGTGAAATGA
- the bioA gene encoding adenosylmethionine--8-amino-7-oxononanoate transaminase: MTENEAWLTRSKQAVWHPCTQMKRHETLPLVPIARGEGPWLFDFDGNRYLDAVSSWWVNLFGHCNPRINEAIKSQLDTLEHVILAGFTQQPVVELSERLAKLTGLGHAFYGSDGASATEIALKMSFHYWRNVGLSGKVGFVSLQNSYHGETLGALSVTDVALFRDTYAPLLRQSHQVRSPDWRLAEPGESKEAYAERCASELADYLAAHHHTTAALILEPLVQGAAGMGMYHPIYLQRARALCDQYNVHLIADEIAVGFGRTGTMFAHEQAAIKPDFICLSKGITGGYLPLSVVLTTDTVYQAFYHDEVTRGFLHSHSYTGNALACRAALAVLDIFEEEDVIASNRIRAAWFTALMEPIRRHSKVTHFRQLGMIWAMDVLTDQPDFANRCFQQALQQGVLLRPIGKSLYFMPPYVVDGEAVSLFVSTVLSILDQV, from the coding sequence ATGACTGAGAACGAAGCATGGCTGACACGTAGCAAGCAGGCCGTCTGGCACCCGTGCACCCAGATGAAGCGCCATGAAACCTTGCCGCTGGTACCGATTGCGAGAGGGGAGGGGCCTTGGCTGTTCGATTTCGATGGCAATCGTTATCTGGATGCCGTATCGAGCTGGTGGGTGAATCTGTTTGGTCATTGCAACCCTCGCATCAATGAAGCCATCAAATCACAGCTGGATACGTTGGAGCATGTGATCCTGGCGGGCTTCACGCAGCAACCGGTCGTGGAGCTGTCAGAGCGGCTGGCCAAGCTGACGGGGCTTGGGCATGCGTTTTATGGCTCGGATGGTGCATCGGCCACGGAAATCGCGCTGAAGATGAGCTTCCATTATTGGCGGAATGTCGGCCTGTCGGGAAAAGTCGGTTTTGTCAGCCTGCAGAATAGCTATCACGGCGAAACGTTAGGGGCTTTGTCGGTGACCGATGTCGCATTGTTCCGCGATACCTATGCCCCCCTACTGCGGCAAAGCCACCAGGTGCGAAGCCCCGATTGGCGCCTGGCCGAGCCCGGTGAATCAAAGGAAGCCTATGCCGAGCGCTGTGCTTCCGAGCTGGCTGACTATCTGGCGGCGCACCATCACACCACTGCGGCGTTGATTCTGGAGCCGCTGGTGCAGGGCGCCGCTGGAATGGGCATGTACCACCCGATCTATCTGCAGCGGGCTCGGGCGCTGTGTGATCAATACAACGTCCACCTGATTGCAGACGAGATCGCGGTGGGGTTTGGGCGTACCGGCACAATGTTTGCCCACGAGCAGGCAGCAATCAAGCCAGACTTCATCTGCCTGTCGAAAGGCATCACCGGTGGGTATTTGCCATTGTCGGTGGTGTTGACGACCGACACGGTCTACCAGGCGTTTTACCATGATGAAGTGACCCGTGGTTTCCTGCATAGCCACAGCTACACCGGCAATGCGCTGGCGTGCCGCGCGGCCTTGGCAGTGCTCGATATCTTCGAAGAAGAGGATGTGATTGCCTCCAATCGCATACGCGCTGCTTGGTTCACCGCGCTGATGGAGCCGATCCGCCGCCATTCCAAAGTCACGCATTTCCGGCAGCTGGGCATGATCTGGGCAATGGATGTGCTGACCGATCAACCAGACTTTGCCAATCGCTGTTTCCAGCAGGCCCTGCAGCAAGGCGTGTTGTTGCGTCCAATCGGGAAGTCGCTGTATTTCATGCCACCCTATGTGGTGGATGGCGAGGCAGTCAGCTTGTTTGTCAGCACAGTGCTGTCGATACTGGATCAAGTTTGA
- a CDS encoding GNAT family N-acetyltransferase has protein sequence MTLQIVRLSHTTLHEATPQLIALLIDAVHHGASVGFLATLDATRARQYWRGLEASLQDGSRWLWVAMCDDKIVGTIQLDLCQRENGLARAEVQKLLVHTDTRRMGIGHALVKTLEEAAATLHRRLLYLDTETGSPAEGFYRQAGYQFAGVIPDFACSPDGQLRPTSLYYKQL, from the coding sequence ATGACCTTACAAATTGTCCGCTTAAGCCACACTACGCTCCACGAAGCGACACCCCAGTTGATCGCGCTGCTGATCGATGCGGTCCATCATGGTGCATCGGTCGGCTTCCTAGCCACCCTGGATGCGACCCGCGCACGCCAATACTGGCGCGGGCTGGAAGCCAGTTTGCAGGATGGCAGCCGCTGGCTGTGGGTGGCCATGTGTGATGACAAAATCGTTGGCACCATCCAACTGGATCTTTGTCAGCGTGAAAACGGCTTGGCCCGCGCGGAAGTGCAGAAGCTGCTGGTTCACACCGACACCCGCCGCATGGGCATCGGCCATGCGTTAGTCAAGACACTGGAGGAAGCAGCAGCCACGTTACACCGTCGACTGCTGTACCTCGATACGGAAACCGGCTCCCCGGCGGAGGGCTTTTATCGACAGGCTGGCTACCAGTTTGCAGGGGTGATTCCTGACTTTGCCTGCTCTCCAGATGGCCAGCTGCGGCCCACTTCGCTGTATTACAAGCAGCTGTAG
- a CDS encoding peptidoglycan DD-metalloendopeptidase family protein translates to MSRIPRMPLLAMLLGCALPVMSGQLQAKLVSDTKLIQAANQAFSGQTQGLLANAVATGETIVEVNKQDARGEWMMGSVTAIISHRAHQAPKSLFFIAHKTDAGWRLGMEGSPEYAALVEEAPDELLAEDEKRSLTASDDQGFATDTGLALPWREGDAWVMGGGPHGNSGSSRPFNSIDFNGRDGRVLAPASGRFYKSCVRNGSALVKIVHDNGYTTTYYHMTNLANLADGTQITKGTYLGQIDVQLPCGGAASGPHVHFSLLKDGKDIAVDGMTIGGWTFTEGSQPYGGFARHGTQQVNAGRGSLTNFGTGTTPTPTPTPTPTPTPTPTPTPTPTPTPDVVLSSGKVVTGIATGTNTEKHYTIEVPKGAKFLAVRTGSGTGDADLYVKFGSVPSKGRNSDADGKSTGETSAEYVLIKNPKAGEYHVLVHAYSAISGVSLLAVSR, encoded by the coding sequence ATGAGTCGAATTCCACGCATGCCATTGTTGGCCATGTTATTGGGTTGTGCGCTGCCAGTCATGTCAGGTCAGCTTCAAGCGAAACTGGTGAGCGACACCAAGTTGATTCAAGCCGCCAATCAGGCCTTTTCTGGGCAAACCCAGGGTCTGCTCGCCAATGCCGTCGCTACAGGCGAAACCATTGTCGAAGTGAATAAGCAAGATGCGCGTGGCGAATGGATGATGGGGTCGGTCACCGCCATCATCAGCCACCGTGCGCATCAGGCGCCCAAGTCGCTGTTCTTCATTGCGCACAAAACGGACGCAGGCTGGCGTCTGGGCATGGAAGGTTCGCCTGAATATGCCGCCCTGGTGGAAGAAGCGCCCGATGAGCTGCTTGCGGAAGATGAGAAGCGCAGCTTGACCGCCTCGGATGACCAGGGTTTTGCTACCGATACCGGTCTGGCCTTGCCCTGGCGGGAAGGTGATGCTTGGGTTATGGGTGGTGGGCCGCACGGCAATTCGGGTAGTAGCCGCCCATTCAACTCGATTGATTTCAATGGTCGTGATGGCCGTGTATTGGCACCTGCATCAGGCCGTTTTTACAAGAGCTGTGTCCGCAATGGTAGTGCGTTGGTCAAAATCGTTCACGACAATGGCTACACCACGACTTACTATCACATGACCAATCTGGCCAATCTCGCTGATGGCACACAGATTACGAAAGGTACCTATCTTGGGCAGATCGATGTACAGCTGCCATGCGGTGGGGCAGCCAGTGGTCCTCATGTGCATTTCTCGTTGCTGAAGGATGGGAAAGACATTGCGGTGGATGGAATGACCATCGGCGGTTGGACTTTTACCGAGGGTAGCCAACCCTATGGCGGTTTTGCTCGGCATGGAACTCAACAGGTCAACGCGGGGCGAGGGTCTTTGACCAACTTCGGCACGGGTACGACACCTACTCCGACGCCTACCCCCACGCCAACACCAACGCCAACGCCAACGCCTACCCCCACACCGACACCCACACCTGATGTGGTTCTGAGTAGCGGTAAGGTGGTGACAGGTATCGCAACAGGGACGAACACAGAAAAGCATTACACCATCGAAGTGCCAAAGGGTGCGAAATTCCTGGCAGTACGTACAGGCAGTGGTACTGGTGATGCAGATCTGTACGTGAAGTTTGGCAGCGTACCGAGCAAAGGGCGAAACAGCGATGCTGATGGTAAATCCACTGGTGAAACCAGCGCGGAGTATGTATTGATCAAAAACCCCAAAGCTGGCGAGTATCATGTCCTGGTACATGCATACAGTGCTATCAGCGGTGTTTCATTGCTGGCGGTCAGTCGGTGA
- the mutL gene encoding DNA mismatch repair endonuclease MutL, which yields MPAIRLLPDHLINQIAAGEVVERPASALKEILENSLDAGATEIQVDLQQGGIKLLRVTDNGSGMAKEDLALALSRHATSKISSLEDLQQVGTLGFRGEGLASIASVSRLTLTSRLSGADMAWQVDTLEGQISDPQPAALQAGTRVEVNDLYYNTPARRKFLKSEATEYAHCEEMFRRMALAYHDVAFTLFHNAKAQWRLPRQTLEKRVEAILGKDFVQAGLLLDESANSLRLYGVAGSPTVSKSSRDAQYFYVNGRFVRDKVVTHAIREAYKDVLHHDRHACYALFFELNPEGVDVNVHPTKIEVRFRESQPIHRFLFHALHKALASTTAGAAAMQADDGGAPATISAAPGSGQRHSQPYQPRFEQTKMPLAAYEPRNFYQTLFGGIKGGDPTPNSHPGSLQTTSWPGQHDTALLERPAEEVIVPPLGYAVAQLHGIYILSQTNEGLVVVDMHAAHERIVYERLKHALDADELSMQPLLIPVVFQADRLDVATVEEQGDLLPQLGFEIGVASPTHLAVRAVPTMLQQADAAELARAVLQDIREVGASRVLTERRNELLATMACHGAVRANRQLTVPEMNALLRDMEATERSGQCNHGRPTWFKLSLNELDKLFMRGQ from the coding sequence ATGCCAGCCATCCGCCTTCTTCCCGACCACCTGATCAACCAGATCGCAGCAGGCGAAGTGGTGGAGCGGCCTGCGTCCGCGCTGAAAGAGATACTGGAAAACAGCCTGGATGCCGGTGCAACCGAGATCCAGGTCGATCTGCAACAAGGTGGCATCAAGCTGCTGCGGGTCACCGACAATGGCAGCGGCATGGCCAAGGAAGACCTGGCCCTGGCCTTGTCACGGCACGCCACCAGCAAGATCAGCTCGCTGGAAGACTTGCAACAAGTCGGCACCCTGGGGTTTCGCGGCGAAGGGCTGGCGAGCATTGCCTCAGTGTCACGACTGACCTTGACCAGCCGTCTGTCCGGGGCCGACATGGCCTGGCAGGTGGATACGTTGGAAGGCCAGATCAGCGACCCGCAACCCGCCGCCCTGCAAGCAGGCACGCGGGTCGAGGTGAATGACCTCTACTACAACACACCGGCCCGTCGTAAATTCCTGAAAAGCGAAGCCACCGAATACGCTCATTGTGAAGAGATGTTCCGGCGTATGGCGCTGGCCTACCACGACGTGGCTTTTACCCTGTTTCACAATGCCAAGGCGCAATGGCGGCTACCACGACAGACACTTGAGAAACGTGTCGAGGCGATTCTGGGCAAGGATTTCGTGCAGGCGGGCCTGCTGCTGGATGAATCCGCCAACAGTCTGCGCCTGTACGGCGTGGCGGGCTCGCCAACCGTGTCCAAGTCCAGTCGGGACGCGCAGTATTTCTATGTGAACGGTCGCTTTGTGCGCGACAAAGTCGTCACTCACGCCATCCGCGAAGCCTACAAAGATGTCCTACACCATGATCGGCACGCCTGCTATGCACTGTTTTTCGAGCTGAACCCTGAGGGCGTGGATGTCAATGTCCACCCGACCAAAATCGAAGTCCGCTTTCGGGAATCGCAGCCGATTCATCGCTTCTTGTTCCATGCCTTGCATAAAGCCCTGGCCAGCACCACTGCTGGCGCGGCAGCCATGCAGGCCGACGATGGCGGAGCACCCGCTACCATCAGCGCGGCACCCGGCTCGGGCCAGCGCCATTCTCAACCCTATCAGCCACGGTTCGAGCAGACCAAGATGCCGCTGGCCGCCTACGAGCCGCGCAATTTCTACCAGACCCTGTTTGGCGGTATCAAGGGCGGCGATCCTACCCCCAACAGCCACCCTGGCAGCCTGCAAACCACCTCCTGGCCCGGACAGCATGATACCGCTCTGCTGGAGCGCCCCGCCGAGGAAGTCATCGTCCCTCCACTGGGCTATGCCGTGGCGCAGCTGCACGGCATCTACATCCTCTCGCAAACCAACGAGGGGCTGGTGGTGGTGGATATGCATGCCGCACACGAGCGCATTGTCTACGAACGCTTGAAACATGCGCTGGATGCAGACGAATTATCCATGCAGCCTTTGCTGATTCCAGTCGTTTTCCAGGCTGATCGACTGGATGTGGCCACCGTGGAGGAACAAGGTGACCTGCTGCCGCAATTGGGCTTCGAGATCGGTGTAGCGTCCCCCACGCATCTGGCCGTGCGCGCGGTGCCAACCATGCTGCAACAGGCCGATGCCGCAGAGCTGGCCCGCGCCGTGCTGCAGGACATCCGCGAGGTAGGCGCCAGCCGCGTGCTGACCGAGCGCCGAAACGAACTGTTGGCCACCATGGCCTGCCATGGCGCGGTGAGAGCCAATCGCCAGTTGACCGTACCGGAAATGAATGCGCTGTTACGCGACATGGAGGCCACGGAGCGCTCCGGACAATGCAACCATGGCCGCCCGACCTGGTTCAAACTCAGCCTGAACGAGCTAGACAAACTGTTCATGCGAGGACAGTGA
- a CDS encoding M12 family metallopeptidase, producing the protein MQSFKKTYLAGVIGFALAGLAYAGAADELGINTGRSAQGKQASVTLQSGEVVKYVIIDGYAVAGDMVLGRHDEIQAKRELREFAGNWQRPVVELKKGQQSDNHAAQSTRWPNNTVYYAFASGLSQRTRDAALAGMKLITNRTAIKFVERTNERNYVEFFQGGGCYSSVGMVGGKQQISLGSGCEHAGIAAHEMLHALGWHHEQMRPDRDNYVTIHLNNISSGMQHNFDKLRASQGDSAGSYDFKSIMHYNAYAFSNNGQPTITPKDTSIPLSGLGQRQALSDGDAASVNKFYPGAVTPTDLQMTLSAAELRLDENTKGELVLDVAGSAEDLRTLSFRVKTDNASVIAPSGVRVEDAASGNQRSVVIVPQANASGVVNVTIAARAQSGKQAVVNLKVTVVDDPTTPTPTPTPTPTPTPTPTPTPTPTPTPTPTPTPTPTPAGKCDTQLSVSGEVSISNKLSGSNLVPAGDASLAPMIVWNDGNATRWNLQRNNDGFYFIVSKASGLVLDLNGSTRNKVGGSSILFTRHGGVNQQWCPVATGDGSYQLVSRFSGSPLGIAAADDGTHVLQFAKGATGDGLKWVFTPRRSR; encoded by the coding sequence ATGCAAAGCTTCAAAAAAACTTATTTGGCAGGCGTAATCGGGTTTGCATTGGCTGGTTTGGCTTATGCAGGGGCCGCAGATGAATTGGGCATCAACACAGGCCGTAGCGCCCAAGGCAAACAGGCATCGGTCACGCTGCAAAGTGGTGAAGTCGTCAAGTACGTCATCATTGATGGCTACGCCGTTGCTGGCGACATGGTGTTGGGCCGCCATGATGAGATCCAGGCCAAGCGTGAATTGCGCGAATTTGCCGGTAACTGGCAGCGCCCGGTGGTTGAGCTCAAAAAGGGTCAGCAAAGCGACAATCATGCAGCCCAGTCCACCCGCTGGCCGAACAACACCGTGTACTATGCCTTCGCGTCAGGTTTGTCTCAGCGGACACGCGATGCAGCTTTGGCAGGTATGAAGCTGATCACGAATCGCACAGCAATCAAGTTCGTAGAGCGCACTAACGAGCGTAACTACGTAGAGTTTTTCCAAGGCGGCGGTTGCTATTCATCAGTTGGTATGGTGGGTGGTAAACAACAGATTTCGCTGGGCTCAGGTTGTGAACATGCTGGTATCGCAGCGCACGAAATGCTGCATGCGCTGGGATGGCACCACGAGCAGATGCGCCCTGACCGCGACAATTATGTCACGATCCACCTGAACAACATCTCCTCTGGCATGCAACACAACTTTGACAAGTTGCGCGCTTCTCAAGGGGATTCAGCAGGTTCCTACGACTTCAAGTCGATCATGCACTACAACGCGTATGCCTTCTCCAACAATGGTCAGCCAACCATTACACCGAAAGACACCAGCATTCCGCTTTCGGGGCTGGGCCAACGCCAAGCATTGAGTGATGGTGACGCCGCATCGGTAAACAAGTTCTACCCTGGCGCGGTTACCCCGACCGACCTGCAGATGACGTTGAGTGCGGCTGAGTTGCGTCTGGATGAAAACACCAAGGGTGAGCTGGTGTTGGATGTTGCTGGCTCTGCAGAGGATCTGCGCACCCTCAGCTTCCGCGTCAAGACTGACAATGCGTCTGTGATCGCCCCCAGCGGCGTACGCGTTGAGGATGCGGCCTCCGGCAATCAGCGTAGTGTGGTCATCGTTCCTCAGGCCAATGCTTCTGGCGTGGTGAATGTCACGATCGCAGCCAGAGCCCAGAGCGGTAAGCAGGCCGTGGTGAATCTGAAGGTAACAGTGGTTGATGATCCAACCACCCCAACACCTACTCCGACACCAACACCTACTCCGACACCAACGCCTACTCCGACGCCAACGCCTACTCCAACGCCTACTCCCACACCTACGCCTACTCCGACCCCTGCAGGCAAGTGTGACACCCAGTTGAGCGTGAGTGGCGAAGTGTCCATCAGCAACAAGCTGAGCGGAAGCAATCTGGTGCCGGCTGGTGATGCATCGTTGGCACCCATGATCGTGTGGAATGATGGCAACGCAACCCGCTGGAATCTGCAGCGCAATAACGATGGCTTCTACTTCATCGTATCCAAGGCCAGCGGCCTGGTGCTGGATCTGAACGGCTCCACACGCAATAAGGTAGGCGGCTCATCCATCCTGTTCACTCGCCATGGCGGAGTCAACCAGCAATGGTGCCCGGTTGCAACGGGTGATGGCTCCTATCAGCTGGTGTCCCGCTTTAGCGGCTCCCCACTGGGTATCGCGGCTGCGGACGATGGCACGCACGTGCTGCAGTTCGCCAAGGGCGCAACTGGTGATGGTCTGAAGTGGGTTTTCACCCCTCGCAGATCTCGCTGA